GCGCGAGGCGCGCGTGCGCAAGCTTCTCGCGGCCGTTGGCCTGCAGGACTTCGCCGCCCATCGCCCGGGCCAGCTCTCGGGCGGCCAGCGCCAGCGCGTGGCGGTGGCGCGCGCGCTGGCGCGGCGGCCGCAACTGGTGCTCGCCGACGAGCCGACCGCCAACCTCGACAGCAAGACCGGCACCGAGATCATCGAGCTGATGCGCCGCATGCAGCAGGAGCACCATGTGTCCTTCGTCTTCTCCTCGCACGACCCCAAGGTGCTCGAGGCGGCCGACGACGCGGTGCACATCCACGACGGACGCATCACCGCCATCGAGCGGCGCGATGCGCCGCAGGAGGCGGGTGAGTGAGGACGCTGTCGCTGGCCCTGCGCAACCTGCTGCGCAACCGCCGCCGTTCGCTGATGACGCTGTTCGCGATGGTGATCGGCCTGGTCGCCGTGCTGCTGTTCGGCGGCTACATCCGCGACATCAACTACGCGCTGCAATCGGACTTCGTGCGCCTCACCGGCCATCTGCAGATCCAGCACAAGAACTACTTCCTGTACGGCAGCGGCAATCCGGCAGCCTACGGCATCCGCGACTACGAGCGACTGATCGCGCTGGTGAAGAAGGATCCGGTGCTCGCACCGATGGTCCTGGTGGCGACGCCGACGCTGCAGTTCGGCGGCATCGCCGGCAACTTCGCGGCCGGCGTGTCGCGCACGATCTATGCGAGCGGCACCATCGCCGAGGACCAGAACCGCATGCGGCAGTGGAACGCCTACGGGCTGCGCATGCTGTCGCGCCCGCTGACGCTGGCCGGCACGCCGCCGGACAGCGCGGTCATCGGCACCGGCGTTGCGCGAGTGTTGCAGCTGTGCGGGCCGCTGAAGGTGCCGAACTGCGTGTCCGCGCCGGCGGCCGGCGCGCCGGCCCAGGCCGCCGCGCTGCCGGACGACATCGCCGCGCTCGCTGCGGGCCAAGCCGCGCCGGCCGCCGCGTCCGCCGCGTCGGCGCCGGCGCGCATCGAGATCCTGGCCACCAACGTGCACGGCGCGCCCAACGTGGCGGCGGTGAACGTGCTGCGCGCGGAGTTCCAGGGCATCAAGGAGCTCGACGAGGTCTACGTCGCGCTCCACCTCGCGCAGGCGCAGAAGCTGATCTTCGGCGCTGCGCAGCCGCAGGTGACCGCGATCGCGCTGCAGCTGCATCGCACCGCCGACCTGCCCGCGGCACGCGCTCGCCTGGAGGCGCTGCTGGCGTCGACGGCGAAGGCGCAGCCGCTGGAGGTCATCGACTACGAGACGCTGAACCCGTTCTACGGCCAGACGCTGGCGATGTTCTCGGCCATCTTCGGCTTCATCTCGGTGCTGATCGGCGGCATCGTGCTGTTCACGGTGAGCAACACCATGAGCATGGCGGTGGTCGAGCGCACTGCCGAGATCGGCACCTTGAGGGCCATCGGGCTGCGGCGCGGCGGCATCCGCACGCTGTTCGTCATCGAAGGCATGGTGCTCGGCGTGATGGGCGCGCTGCTGGGCATCGTCGTCGCCATCCTCGCGGGCTGGGCGATCAACGCGATGGGCATCACCTGGACGCCGCCGGGCCGCATCTCGCCGGTGGCGCTGGCGGTGCGGGTGGCCAGCGAGCCGCTGATGATCATGGCGAGCACCATCGGACTCGTCATCGTGGCCGCGCTGTCGGCCATCCTGCCGGCCGCGCGCGCCGCGCGCATGAACATCGTGGATGCCTTGCGTCATGTGTAGTCCACTGCCCTCACCCGGAGTCATTCCGATGAATCGACGACTCTTCCTCGCCACCGCCCTGCTGCCTGCGCTGCGAGCACAGGCCGCCGAATCGCCGCAAGCCATCCTGGCCGCGAGCGATGCGGTGCGCAACCCGGCCAGGCCGTTCTCGGTGACGGTCACGCTGATCGAATACCGGCAGGGCAGGCAGACCGACAGCAACACGCTGGCGGTCTACTCCAAGGCCGACCCTGCGAGCGGGC
The Piscinibacter sp. XHJ-5 DNA segment above includes these coding regions:
- a CDS encoding FtsX-like permease family protein codes for the protein MRTLSLALRNLLRNRRRSLMTLFAMVIGLVAVLLFGGYIRDINYALQSDFVRLTGHLQIQHKNYFLYGSGNPAAYGIRDYERLIALVKKDPVLAPMVLVATPTLQFGGIAGNFAAGVSRTIYASGTIAEDQNRMRQWNAYGLRMLSRPLTLAGTPPDSAVIGTGVARVLQLCGPLKVPNCVSAPAAGAPAQAAALPDDIAALAAGQAAPAAASAASAPARIEILATNVHGAPNVAAVNVLRAEFQGIKELDEVYVALHLAQAQKLIFGAAQPQVTAIALQLHRTADLPAARARLEALLASTAKAQPLEVIDYETLNPFYGQTLAMFSAIFGFISVLIGGIVLFTVSNTMSMAVVERTAEIGTLRAIGLRRGGIRTLFVIEGMVLGVMGALLGIVVAILAGWAINAMGITWTPPGRISPVALAVRVASEPLMIMASTIGLVIVAALSAILPAARAARMNIVDALRHV